Proteins found in one Hyalangium gracile genomic segment:
- a CDS encoding LysM peptidoglycan-binding domain-containing protein gives MPSLCLMLAALTASVPSSKEELPMPPPPPGMRVLEAEDKKLLLGSTVSEEAEEPEEANEDVESESAELEELRALEGASLDPAARPNAEVLQSLRRLGLANPLRLRMLDALEEPTLREDDTLPELPLIKDLENFDVAQIQDRYDIPLEMQPLVAQYIQFFQGPGRKWYRKWVSRSTRYLPVMQPILEQKGLPRDTVYLAMIESGFSTSAYSWAHAAGPWQFISSTGRQYGLRQDFWVDERRDPIKATHAAANYLKQLYGELGHWYLAWAGYNTGGGRVRRLMDRHNTSNFWALSEERGFAKETKHYVPKLIAAALIAKNPSAFGFREEEFEYEPPLEYDEVKLVDATDLDVLARAAGVNVKDVQELNPELKRWCTPPATEKQPYVLRLPKGSSELFAQNFKQLSPSERLSFRIHKVRRGDTLSKIALAYGSASEAILQFNRLKSARSLRINAELAIPVPGGRNGSAALERKVAQARRSGVTVLRPEEEIPAGTPRAPVATGTLKTEVIGGKTRITYGVQEGDSLWAIAQHFNVTVDDLRKWNELPRRKRGLRVGTVIQVYPGSAPAAVQERAGTVVATTQAPPKVQSARSAVHTLAVGETLWSVAQRYGVTVEDIKRWNNITDHRNIPAGKQLVIAAP, from the coding sequence ATGCCGTCTCTCTGCCTGATGCTGGCCGCCCTCACCGCCTCGGTCCCCTCCTCCAAGGAGGAGCTGCCGATGCCGCCTCCGCCGCCCGGCATGCGCGTGCTGGAGGCGGAGGACAAGAAGCTGCTGCTGGGCAGCACTGTTTCCGAGGAGGCCGAGGAGCCCGAGGAGGCCAACGAGGACGTCGAGTCCGAGTCCGCGGAGCTCGAGGAGCTGCGCGCCCTGGAGGGCGCCTCGCTGGACCCCGCCGCCAGGCCCAACGCGGAGGTGCTCCAGTCGCTGCGCCGGCTGGGGCTGGCCAACCCGCTGCGCCTGCGCATGCTGGATGCCCTGGAGGAGCCCACCCTCCGTGAGGACGACACCCTCCCCGAGCTGCCCCTCATCAAGGACCTGGAGAACTTCGACGTCGCGCAGATCCAAGACCGGTACGACATCCCCCTGGAGATGCAGCCGCTGGTGGCCCAGTACATCCAGTTCTTCCAGGGGCCGGGCCGCAAGTGGTACCGCAAGTGGGTGTCGCGCTCCACGCGCTACCTGCCGGTGATGCAGCCCATCCTCGAGCAGAAGGGCCTGCCGCGCGACACGGTGTACCTGGCGATGATCGAGAGCGGGTTCTCCACCAGCGCCTACTCGTGGGCGCACGCGGCGGGCCCCTGGCAGTTCATCTCCAGCACGGGCCGGCAGTACGGGCTGCGCCAGGACTTCTGGGTGGACGAGCGCCGCGATCCCATCAAGGCCACCCACGCGGCGGCCAACTACCTCAAGCAGCTGTATGGCGAGCTGGGGCACTGGTACCTGGCGTGGGCCGGCTACAACACCGGCGGCGGGCGCGTGCGCCGGCTGATGGACCGGCACAACACCTCCAACTTCTGGGCGCTGTCCGAGGAGCGGGGCTTCGCCAAGGAGACCAAGCACTACGTGCCCAAGCTGATCGCCGCGGCGCTGATCGCCAAGAACCCCAGCGCCTTTGGCTTCCGCGAGGAGGAGTTCGAGTACGAGCCTCCGCTGGAGTACGACGAGGTGAAGCTGGTGGACGCCACGGACCTGGACGTGCTTGCCCGCGCCGCCGGGGTGAACGTCAAGGACGTGCAGGAGCTCAACCCGGAGCTCAAGCGCTGGTGCACCCCGCCGGCCACCGAGAAGCAGCCGTACGTGCTGCGGCTGCCCAAGGGCAGCTCGGAGCTGTTCGCGCAGAACTTCAAGCAGCTGTCACCCAGCGAGCGGCTGAGCTTCCGCATCCACAAGGTGAGGCGCGGGGACACGCTGTCGAAGATCGCCCTGGCGTACGGCAGCGCGTCGGAGGCCATCCTCCAGTTCAACCGGCTGAAGAGCGCGCGCTCGCTGCGCATCAACGCGGAGCTGGCCATCCCCGTGCCGGGCGGCCGCAACGGCTCCGCGGCGCTGGAGCGCAAGGTGGCCCAGGCCCGCCGCAGCGGCGTGACGGTGCTGCGCCCCGAGGAGGAGATCCCCGCGGGCACGCCTCGGGCGCCGGTGGCCACCGGCACCCTCAAGACGGAGGTGATTGGCGGCAAGACGCGCATCACCTACGGCGTGCAGGAGGGCGACAGCCTGTGGGCCATTGCCCAGCACTTCAACGTGACGGTGGATGACCTGCGCAAGTGGAACGAGCTGCCGCGCCGCAAGCGCGGGCTGCGGGTGGGCACCGTCATCCAGGTGTACCCGGGCAGCGCGCCCGCCGCGGTGCAGGAGCGCGCCGGCACGGTGGTGGCCACCACGCAGGCGCCGCCGAAGGTGCAGTCGGCCCGGAGCGCGGTGCACACCCTGGCCGTGGGCGAGACGCTCTGGTCGGTGGCCCAGCGCTACGGCGTCACCGTCGAGGACATCAAGCGGTGGAACAACATCACGGACCACCGCAACATCCCCGCCGGCAAGCAGCTGGTGATTGCCGCGCCGTAG
- a CDS encoding SDR family oxidoreductase yields MTVLVTAATGTVGRQVVDQLVKRGADVRALVRDTAKAHFPTGVTVVQGDLLDVDSLRGAFAGVSTLFLLNAVVPDEFTQALIALNLARQAGIERIVYLSVLHSDRYVNVPHFAGKFGVERMIEQMGFNATILRPAYFMDNELTIKDVVLGYGVYPMPIGSKGLAMIDASDLGEIAAIELIRREQAPEPLPLERINVVGPDTLTGAEAGDVERLTVLLGRPLRSYRDFASKLATSA; encoded by the coding sequence ATGACCGTCCTCGTTACTGCCGCAACCGGCACCGTCGGCCGCCAGGTTGTCGATCAACTCGTGAAGCGTGGCGCCGATGTGCGCGCGCTCGTCCGCGATACCGCGAAGGCCCACTTCCCGACGGGCGTCACCGTCGTGCAGGGCGACCTGCTCGACGTCGACTCGCTCCGCGGCGCGTTCGCGGGTGTCTCCACCCTGTTCCTGCTCAACGCAGTCGTGCCCGATGAGTTCACGCAGGCGCTGATCGCGCTCAACCTGGCCCGCCAGGCGGGCATCGAGCGGATCGTCTACCTGTCGGTGCTCCACAGCGACCGCTACGTGAACGTGCCGCACTTCGCGGGCAAGTTCGGCGTCGAGCGGATGATCGAGCAGATGGGCTTCAACGCCACCATCCTGCGCCCGGCCTACTTCATGGACAACGAGCTCACGATCAAGGACGTCGTGCTCGGATACGGCGTCTACCCGATGCCCATCGGCAGCAAGGGCCTCGCCATGATCGACGCAAGCGACCTCGGCGAGATCGCAGCCATCGAGCTCATCCGCCGCGAGCAGGCCCCTGAGCCGCTCCCGCTCGAGCGGATCAACGTCGTCGGTCCCGATACACTGACCGGCGCGGAGGCCGGCGACGTCGAGCGCCTGACCGTGCTCCTGGGCCGTCCCCTGCGCTCCTATCGCGACTTCGCCTCGAAGCTCGCGACCTCGGCCTGA
- a CDS encoding multiheme c-type cytochrome — protein sequence MRAVAVLVLLAGVLAGCKRAPESPVQPVGTAEAAPAASAQGSGALLLLSADTRGYLGPCGCSENMRGGIDRAAFAVEQARKSGLPLLYIDGGDSLFGEPTLKPAQVPQEERKAQALAESMKRMGLAVRATGELDDVRGVAFRQGLGLPELPPGGVKLLPAGARQVGVVAAQSVEQLTRGSAQARKEGADFVVALFHGTVEQVQAAADQPGLEADLILATHTATEFSGEEHKLVRAAVPVVGLQSKGRELLRVDLGYGPRKGRFSQVKSQGDTEREVALLDQRLGLLNKEINLPGIDPQLHKAKQAKLEELVARKQKLLTEPVEAPAGTNSFSLRFLPLESTLLGQPDVLKVVQAYDRDVGQMNLAWAREHGEDCPAPKKGEAAFVGNGPCQDCHAEAMPVWEHSKHAHGWTTLEEKGKQFHLNCVGCHVTGYEKPGGVCRLDKVAGREGVGCESCHGPGSLHSEEPTTKNIVRNPGNALCVTCHNPENSPHFDYATYLPRILGPGHGQPAAGK from the coding sequence ATGCGGGCTGTCGCCGTCCTGGTGCTGCTGGCGGGGGTGCTCGCCGGGTGCAAGCGCGCCCCGGAGTCCCCCGTCCAGCCCGTCGGGACCGCCGAGGCGGCGCCGGCGGCCAGCGCCCAGGGCTCGGGTGCCCTGCTCCTGCTCTCCGCGGACACGCGCGGCTACCTGGGCCCCTGCGGCTGCAGCGAGAACATGCGCGGCGGCATCGACCGGGCGGCCTTCGCGGTGGAGCAGGCGCGCAAGAGCGGGCTGCCCCTCCTCTATATCGACGGCGGCGACAGCCTCTTCGGAGAGCCGACGCTCAAGCCGGCCCAGGTGCCCCAGGAGGAGCGCAAGGCGCAGGCGCTCGCCGAGTCCATGAAGCGCATGGGGCTGGCCGTCCGGGCCACGGGCGAGCTGGATGACGTGCGCGGCGTGGCCTTCCGCCAGGGGCTGGGCCTGCCGGAGCTGCCGCCCGGGGGCGTGAAGCTGCTGCCGGCCGGGGCGCGCCAGGTGGGCGTGGTGGCCGCCCAGAGCGTGGAGCAGCTCACCCGGGGCAGCGCCCAGGCCCGCAAGGAGGGCGCGGACTTCGTGGTGGCGCTCTTCCACGGCACGGTGGAGCAGGTGCAGGCCGCGGCGGACCAGCCCGGGCTGGAGGCGGACCTCATCCTCGCCACCCACACGGCCACCGAGTTCAGCGGCGAGGAGCACAAGCTGGTGCGCGCCGCCGTGCCCGTGGTGGGGCTGCAGAGCAAGGGCCGAGAGCTGTTGCGCGTGGACCTGGGCTACGGCCCCCGGAAGGGCCGCTTCTCCCAGGTGAAGTCCCAGGGCGACACCGAGCGCGAGGTGGCGCTGCTGGACCAGCGCCTGGGCCTGCTCAACAAGGAGATCAACCTGCCGGGCATCGATCCCCAGCTCCACAAGGCCAAGCAGGCCAAGCTGGAGGAGCTGGTGGCGCGCAAGCAGAAGCTGCTCACCGAGCCGGTGGAGGCCCCGGCGGGCACCAACAGCTTCTCGCTGCGCTTCCTGCCGCTGGAGTCCACCCTGCTGGGCCAGCCGGACGTGCTGAAGGTGGTGCAGGCGTATGACCGGGACGTGGGGCAGATGAACCTGGCCTGGGCCAGGGAGCACGGCGAGGACTGCCCGGCGCCGAAGAAGGGCGAGGCCGCCTTCGTGGGCAACGGCCCCTGCCAGGACTGCCACGCGGAGGCCATGCCCGTCTGGGAGCATTCCAAGCACGCCCACGGGTGGACCACGCTCGAGGAGAAGGGCAAGCAGTTCCATCTCAACTGCGTGGGCTGTCATGTCACTGGCTACGAGAAGCCCGGCGGCGTCTGCCGGCTGGACAAGGTGGCGGGGCGCGAGGGCGTGGGCTGCGAGAGCTGCCACGGCCCCGGCTCGCTCCACTCCGAGGAGCCGACGACGAAGAACATCGTCCGCAACCCCGGCAACGCCCTGTGCGTCACCTGCCACAACCCCGAGAACTCGCCCCACTTCGACTACGCCACCTACCTGCCCCGCATCCTCGGCCCCGGCCACGGCCAGCCCGCGGCAGGCAAGTAG
- a CDS encoding trifunctional serine/threonine-protein kinase/ATP-binding protein/sensor histidine kinase: MAHWPGYTLHQTLHESARSTLVRATRREDNCPVILKFPPDHGLDRRRTLELRREYTITRRVEGDGIVRALGLEEFPGGRIALVLEDFGGSSMRQLLDERGPLDVNTFLEFALCISEALGHIHRQGVIHKDIKPQNLIVNPDIRVVKIADFSLSAAIATETATPESPSRLVGTLAYMAPEQTGRMNRSVDSRADFYALGATFFEMLTGRRAFPASTPLELLHAHLAQLAPSPRDFAPELPEPLAAIVLKLLSKDPDARYQSTQGLIADLEECRRQLRERSQITPFPLGAADRSHAFRLPQGLYGRASDVALLMETHSRAAAGCYQLLLITGSAGIGKSSLVNELHRAAAASKGRFAEGKCDQLHRGIPFDALHQALSHLARQPLMEGQGESAEARQRLVELLGGNVPVLAEAVPEMRPLLGEQPPPIPLPPDQSKNRLALTLTRALQAFAAPGRPLILFLDDLQWADSSTLSWVQTLVHNSGNSSLLLVGAYRDAEVSQTHPLTLMLEELRAANAPLTQLHLMPLGPEEVSRMVREATAADPQRALELGRFIHSRTSGNPFAVKAFLRFLHEKGMLHFHAHSGQWGWDLTQLEASEIPDDVADLMAAEIQQLPAETGALLQAAACLEATFGFRELAVAQGTSSTETARALWSAIERGLVLPLSRDYLLLDPQGVSPPADLEVPLRFLHDKVRQAAYSLIPRAERAERHVRIGLRLLEDARGRGTLEERVFSILPHLGHAPHLIDSPPLRLELAGLHLKAGRRAKTAGAYRTACELFRTGSLLLPPDAREREHELAFALQMELAEASYLAGEFEVARSIFSALLAQARTPVQRAGIHSLQALLTALSGQYDRALELGLEGLRLLGIELPVSPDQSMIAAELQAVMSQLGGRRLAGLLDIPRTSDPRVEMAVSLLADMQTAAYRCNQVLFALVVLRSVKLSLEHGNSRLSPFGYVTYGIFLVAVLDEPDTGWEFGQLATGLASHLQDPMMLSRIRYVRAGFIDHWTHSVRAANADLTEAHRNSLELGDWVHARDCMLVLLWRRFCMGDALPEILEENRKLMESIERTKDMVSLAVSVYLHRALQALIGSNEQVPECDEKSPSQLAQVTLHLSNAAQYYFLGQAEHALTETTKAIPLLPFYAGLFNLTLHALLHVLSAAAAFPGATEAKKKELLELMEQHLAYLEKCARRVPENFAPSHLLASAELARVKRQDPEAIAGEYGRAIAAARTSEFLNMEALANELAFRFHADQGHHSKALVYLLDALDAYERWGASSKVHLLAMEQASFLRTWSSSLKRWSTRAQRALPFQRLSGQEQAASSPSSSEALGETLDVSSLMKASQAISSELLFPQLVANLIQIVMESAGAQRGVLVLKRGEDFFVEALGEVGSHSGPLVPFQPLAQSGALCLAVAQQVLRTGTHVLLDDASSHEVFHVDPYIKRLNIRSVLCAPILHRRQIVGLFYLENNLTPSAFNASRLEVLSMLSAQAAISIENAGLYRKLEEYSHTLEQRVHERTDELRQKNTQLQSTLETLKSMQLRIVTQEKLASLGALTAGIAHELRNPLNFVNNFSESSIELMQELREELSGSQVPSLAQWKRLEAALEELLDNSSRVREHGLRASNIIHGMLQHARNQRGEPQLTHINPLVEEIIRFVHHSLRAKSPPVHVPIEASFDPAAPPLLLAPEDIRRVILNLVDNACYAAHVKAQRLGASAEPQVKVSTRWTGDALEIRVRDNGDGVPKGVHDKLFTPFFTTKPPGEGTGLGLSICHDIVVISLGGELRLESEEGLFAEFIVSLPAAPPGHLVA; encoded by the coding sequence ATGGCACACTGGCCGGGTTACACTCTCCACCAGACACTCCACGAAAGCGCACGCTCCACGCTCGTCCGGGCCACTCGTCGCGAGGACAATTGCCCTGTCATCCTCAAGTTCCCCCCGGATCATGGCCTCGATCGGCGCCGTACCCTCGAATTGCGCCGCGAATACACTATCACCCGCCGCGTCGAAGGTGATGGCATCGTCCGTGCCCTGGGCCTGGAGGAGTTCCCTGGCGGGAGGATAGCGCTTGTCCTGGAGGACTTTGGTGGCTCCTCCATGCGCCAGCTGCTGGATGAGCGCGGTCCACTGGATGTGAACACCTTTCTCGAGTTCGCCTTGTGTATCAGCGAAGCACTGGGCCACATCCACCGCCAAGGCGTCATTCACAAGGATATCAAGCCGCAGAATCTCATCGTCAATCCTGACATCCGCGTGGTGAAAATCGCTGACTTCTCCCTCTCGGCGGCGATCGCCACGGAGACTGCCACTCCCGAGAGCCCCTCCAGGCTGGTGGGGACGTTGGCCTATATGGCGCCAGAGCAGACGGGGCGCATGAACCGGAGTGTGGACTCCCGTGCGGACTTCTATGCCCTGGGCGCCACCTTCTTCGAAATGCTCACGGGCCGCCGTGCCTTCCCCGCGAGCACCCCTCTGGAGTTGCTCCACGCACATCTCGCCCAGCTAGCACCTTCCCCACGAGACTTCGCGCCAGAACTGCCAGAGCCTCTGGCGGCCATCGTGCTCAAATTGCTCTCCAAGGATCCGGATGCCCGATACCAGAGCACCCAGGGGCTCATCGCCGACCTGGAGGAGTGCCGGCGCCAACTCCGAGAGCGGAGCCAGATCACGCCCTTTCCGCTCGGTGCCGCGGATCGCTCCCATGCCTTCCGCCTCCCCCAGGGACTCTACGGGCGCGCATCGGATGTGGCCCTGCTCATGGAGACGCACTCGCGTGCCGCTGCAGGCTGTTACCAACTGCTGCTGATCACCGGCTCCGCGGGCATTGGCAAGTCCTCGCTTGTGAATGAGCTCCACCGGGCGGCCGCAGCCAGCAAGGGTCGGTTCGCCGAGGGCAAATGCGACCAACTCCACCGCGGGATCCCCTTCGACGCGCTCCATCAGGCGCTGAGCCATCTGGCGCGCCAGCCCCTCATGGAGGGCCAGGGAGAGAGCGCGGAGGCCCGGCAACGCCTCGTGGAATTGCTGGGAGGCAACGTCCCTGTGTTGGCTGAAGCGGTTCCGGAGATGCGCCCGTTGCTGGGCGAACAGCCGCCCCCCATTCCGCTCCCGCCTGATCAGTCCAAGAATCGACTTGCCTTGACACTCACACGGGCACTTCAGGCGTTTGCTGCTCCTGGACGCCCACTCATCCTCTTCCTGGACGATCTGCAGTGGGCCGACAGCAGCACTCTCTCATGGGTGCAAACGCTCGTTCACAATTCAGGGAACTCATCCCTTCTGCTGGTGGGGGCCTACCGCGATGCGGAGGTTTCCCAAACGCACCCCTTGACACTCATGCTGGAGGAACTGCGCGCCGCCAACGCCCCTCTGACCCAGCTCCACCTCATGCCGCTAGGCCCCGAGGAGGTCTCACGAATGGTACGAGAGGCCACCGCGGCAGACCCCCAGCGTGCGCTGGAGCTCGGCCGGTTCATTCATTCCAGGACGAGCGGCAACCCCTTCGCCGTCAAGGCATTCCTCCGCTTTCTTCATGAAAAAGGAATGCTGCACTTCCACGCTCACAGCGGCCAGTGGGGATGGGACCTGACGCAGCTCGAAGCCAGCGAGATCCCGGATGACGTGGCCGATCTGATGGCTGCGGAGATCCAGCAACTGCCTGCGGAAACGGGGGCTCTCCTGCAGGCCGCTGCCTGTCTGGAAGCCACCTTCGGTTTCCGGGAGCTGGCCGTGGCGCAGGGCACCTCGAGTACGGAAACAGCGCGCGCGCTCTGGAGCGCCATCGAGCGCGGGTTGGTGCTGCCCCTCAGCAGGGACTATCTGCTGCTGGATCCCCAGGGAGTAAGCCCTCCCGCCGACCTGGAGGTGCCTCTACGCTTCTTGCATGACAAGGTTCGCCAGGCCGCATATTCGCTCATCCCTCGAGCAGAACGCGCCGAGCGCCATGTGCGAATAGGGTTGCGCCTGCTCGAGGATGCTCGCGGCCGGGGGACACTGGAGGAGCGGGTGTTCTCGATTCTTCCGCATCTCGGCCATGCTCCCCACCTGATCGATTCCCCTCCGCTGCGCCTCGAACTGGCGGGCCTTCATCTCAAGGCGGGCCGCCGCGCAAAGACCGCGGGCGCGTACCGCACCGCTTGCGAGCTCTTTCGGACGGGCAGCTTGCTGCTCCCACCGGATGCGCGGGAGCGCGAGCACGAGCTGGCCTTCGCGCTCCAGATGGAGCTGGCCGAGGCCAGCTATCTGGCCGGCGAGTTCGAGGTGGCCCGGTCCATCTTCTCCGCACTGCTTGCTCAGGCCCGGACCCCGGTGCAGCGTGCGGGCATTCATTCCCTGCAGGCCCTCCTCACTGCCCTGTCTGGCCAGTACGATCGAGCACTGGAACTTGGCCTTGAAGGGCTGCGTCTCCTGGGGATTGAGCTCCCCGTGTCCCCTGATCAATCGATGATTGCCGCGGAACTGCAAGCGGTGATGAGCCAGCTCGGCGGCCGCAGGTTGGCCGGCCTGCTGGACATTCCCCGGACGAGCGACCCGCGCGTAGAGATGGCCGTCAGCCTGCTCGCCGACATGCAGACCGCGGCCTACCGCTGCAATCAGGTGCTCTTCGCCCTGGTCGTGCTTCGCAGTGTCAAGCTCTCGCTGGAACACGGCAACAGCCGGCTCTCTCCCTTTGGCTACGTCACCTACGGGATTTTCCTGGTAGCTGTTCTTGATGAGCCAGACACTGGCTGGGAGTTTGGCCAGCTCGCCACCGGACTGGCCTCGCACCTTCAGGATCCCATGATGCTCTCACGCATCCGTTACGTGCGTGCAGGCTTCATTGACCACTGGACCCACAGCGTGCGGGCCGCGAATGCGGACCTCACGGAGGCGCATCGCAACTCGCTGGAACTTGGGGACTGGGTTCACGCAAGGGATTGCATGCTGGTCCTGCTGTGGCGGCGCTTCTGCATGGGAGATGCCCTGCCGGAAATTCTGGAGGAGAACCGCAAGCTCATGGAGTCCATCGAGAGGACCAAGGACATGGTATCCCTCGCCGTGAGCGTGTACCTGCACCGGGCGCTGCAAGCGCTGATCGGCTCCAATGAGCAGGTGCCAGAGTGTGATGAGAAGAGCCCATCGCAACTGGCCCAGGTGACGCTGCATTTGAGCAATGCCGCCCAATACTACTTCCTCGGCCAAGCAGAGCATGCACTGACGGAGACCACGAAGGCCATCCCACTTCTGCCCTTCTACGCCGGCCTCTTCAACCTGACCTTGCATGCCCTCTTGCATGTCTTGAGCGCGGCCGCGGCGTTCCCGGGTGCCACCGAGGCGAAGAAGAAGGAGCTGCTCGAGCTCATGGAACAGCACCTCGCCTACCTCGAGAAATGCGCTCGCCGCGTCCCGGAGAACTTCGCGCCCAGCCACCTGCTGGCCAGCGCGGAGCTCGCACGCGTGAAGAGACAGGACCCCGAAGCCATCGCCGGGGAGTACGGCCGGGCCATCGCCGCGGCCCGCACCAGCGAGTTCCTCAACATGGAAGCGCTTGCCAACGAGCTGGCCTTCCGGTTCCACGCGGACCAGGGCCATCACTCCAAGGCTCTCGTATACCTGCTCGATGCGCTGGACGCTTACGAACGGTGGGGAGCCTCCAGCAAGGTCCACCTGTTGGCGATGGAGCAGGCCTCCTTTCTCCGTACGTGGAGCAGCTCGCTCAAGCGCTGGAGCACCCGGGCCCAGCGTGCCCTCCCCTTCCAGCGGCTCTCCGGCCAGGAACAAGCGGCATCCTCCCCCTCCAGTTCGGAAGCCCTCGGAGAGACGCTCGACGTGAGCTCGCTGATGAAGGCCTCGCAGGCCATCTCCAGCGAGCTGCTCTTTCCCCAGCTCGTCGCCAATCTCATCCAGATCGTCATGGAGAGCGCTGGAGCGCAGCGGGGGGTGCTGGTGCTCAAGCGTGGCGAGGACTTCTTCGTCGAAGCCCTGGGCGAGGTGGGCAGCCACAGCGGCCCGCTGGTTCCCTTCCAGCCTCTGGCCCAGAGCGGCGCACTCTGCCTGGCTGTCGCCCAGCAGGTGCTGAGGACTGGCACCCACGTGCTCCTCGATGACGCCTCCTCCCATGAGGTCTTTCACGTAGACCCCTACATCAAGCGTCTCAACATCCGCTCCGTGCTCTGCGCCCCCATCCTTCATCGCCGCCAGATCGTTGGCCTCTTCTACCTGGAGAACAACCTCACCCCCAGCGCCTTCAACGCAAGCAGGCTGGAAGTGCTCAGCATGCTCTCGGCTCAGGCCGCCATCTCCATTGAGAATGCCGGGCTCTACCGCAAGCTCGAAGAGTACAGCCATACCCTCGAGCAGAGGGTTCACGAGCGTACCGATGAGCTTCGTCAGAAGAACACCCAGTTGCAGAGTACCCTCGAGACCCTCAAGTCCATGCAGTTGCGGATCGTCACCCAGGAGAAGCTCGCGTCTCTAGGAGCGCTCACGGCAGGTATCGCCCACGAGCTGAGGAACCCGCTGAACTTCGTGAACAACTTCTCCGAAAGCTCGATTGAGCTGATGCAGGAGCTACGCGAGGAGCTCAGCGGTTCGCAGGTGCCATCCCTGGCGCAGTGGAAGAGGCTCGAAGCCGCCCTGGAGGAACTGCTGGATAACTCCTCGAGGGTACGCGAGCACGGGCTGCGTGCCAGCAACATCATCCATGGGATGCTGCAGCACGCGCGCAATCAGCGCGGGGAGCCGCAGCTCACCCACATCAACCCATTGGTGGAGGAGATCATCCGCTTCGTCCACCACAGCTTGCGCGCCAAGAGCCCTCCAGTCCACGTCCCTATCGAGGCCTCCTTTGACCCGGCTGCTCCTCCGCTGCTGCTGGCGCCAGAGGATATCCGCCGTGTCATCCTCAACCTTGTGGACAACGCCTGCTATGCCGCCCACGTGAAAGCCCAGCGGCTCGGGGCTTCAGCCGAGCCCCAGGTCAAGGTGTCCACGCGCTGGACAGGCGATGCCTTGGAGATCCGCGTCCGCGACAACGGCGACGGCGTGCCAAAGGGCGTTCATGACAAGCTCTTCACGCCTTTCTTCACGACCAAGCCACCGGGGGAAGGTACCGGCCTGGGGCTGTCCATCTGCCACGACATCGTCGTCATCTCTCTTGGGGGGGAGCTCCGTCTGGAATCCGAGGAAGGGCTCTTCGCCGAGTTCATCGTCTCCCTCCCTGCGGCTCCCCCTGGCCATCTGGTGGCCTAA
- a CDS encoding NAD(P)-dependent oxidoreductase, with protein MKTEQVSRLVCITGIGAGDRVGHGGFLFDNLIFPLLLRKVYADKNRQEALVRDSGLDWVLVRPSVLNNKPSRDTIRALTDLSSFHGGTISRADVARFALDQVRDDTWVHRSPLITW; from the coding sequence ATGAAGACCGAGCAAGTCTCACGTCTGGTCTGCATCACAGGGATTGGCGCCGGTGACCGTGTGGGGCACGGCGGCTTTCTTTTCGACAACCTGATCTTCCCGCTTCTCTTGCGCAAGGTGTACGCCGACAAGAATCGGCAGGAGGCCCTCGTCAGAGACAGCGGGCTCGACTGGGTCCTCGTTCGCCCCTCCGTCCTGAACAACAAGCCCAGCCGCGACACGATCCGCGCGCTCACGGATCTCTCCAGCTTCCATGGCGGAACCATCTCGAGAGCAGATGTCGCGAGGTTTGCCTTGGACCAGGTGCGCGACGACACCTGGGTGCATCGCTCCCCGTTGATCACGTGGTGA
- a CDS encoding LysR family transcriptional regulator, which translates to MDLQALADFNLVARHGGFARAARAAGRPKATLSRRVAELEASLNLRLFERGARTLKLTEEGRALFERTGSLLTELDEAAAAIASGGEKPRGRLRISAPLLFSQTAMGKLAAGFALKHPEVRLEITAEDRAVDIVEEGYDLVIRVNPNPDEGLVGRIFLRDRLMVVASPGLARPAGNVAVPAVVRGAGDRTAAWDVMVPTGRARIAIEPVLRLSSLVMVRDAVRAGVGAGRLPVSLVSHDLAAGTLVHWGDALGPDIALWTLYPSRRLLSARVSAFLDYLKEAFPLGTPDELAAYIGA; encoded by the coding sequence ATGGACCTGCAGGCCCTCGCTGACTTCAACCTCGTCGCCCGGCACGGAGGGTTCGCACGCGCCGCACGCGCCGCGGGTCGCCCGAAGGCGACCCTGTCCCGCCGGGTCGCGGAGCTGGAGGCCAGCCTCAACCTGCGCCTGTTCGAGCGCGGGGCGCGCACCCTGAAGCTCACCGAGGAAGGGCGGGCGCTCTTCGAGCGAACGGGCTCATTGCTCACCGAGCTCGACGAGGCCGCGGCAGCGATCGCCTCGGGTGGGGAGAAGCCGCGAGGCAGGTTGCGGATCAGCGCGCCTCTGCTCTTTTCGCAGACCGCGATGGGGAAGCTCGCGGCCGGCTTCGCGCTGAAACATCCGGAGGTCCGGCTTGAGATCACGGCGGAAGATCGGGCCGTGGACATCGTCGAGGAAGGTTATGACCTGGTGATCCGGGTCAATCCGAATCCGGATGAAGGCCTCGTCGGACGAATCTTTCTGCGTGACCGGCTGATGGTCGTCGCGAGCCCGGGCCTCGCTCGCCCGGCGGGCAATGTCGCTGTTCCGGCCGTAGTGCGGGGGGCGGGCGACCGGACTGCCGCCTGGGATGTGATGGTGCCAACTGGAAGAGCACGCATCGCGATAGAGCCAGTCCTTCGCCTGTCATCGCTCGTCATGGTCCGCGATGCTGTCCGAGCCGGCGTCGGCGCTGGACGGCTCCCCGTGTCACTCGTCAGTCACGATCTGGCTGCTGGCACGCTGGTGCACTGGGGGGATGCGCTCGGGCCAGACATCGCCCTGTGGACGCTCTATCCGTCGCGGCGGCTGCTGAGCGCTCGTGTATCCGCCTTCCTCGACTACTTGAAGGAAGCTTTCCCTCTGGGAACGCCTGACGAGCTGGCTGCCTATATCGGAGCGTGA